The following proteins are encoded in a genomic region of Cellulomonas sp. ES6:
- the rsmI gene encoding 16S rRNA (cytidine(1402)-2'-O)-methyltransferase, which yields MTPSATGAGRLVLAATPIGDVEDASPRLRRLLAEADVVAAEDTRRLRALAARMGVTVGGRVVSHHEHNEAATTPELLDVVAGGGTVLVVTDAGMPAVSDPGFRVVAAAVEAGLTVTAAPGPSAVLTALALSGLPTDRFCFEGFPPRRPGERSRAFAALEREPRTLVFFEAPHRLAATLADMAAAFGADRPAAVCRELTKTYEEVVRDGLGALADWAASREVRGEIAVVVAGAPAREVASTADLVAEVLARADAGERLKDAVAEVAQVAGVPKRDLYAAALAARSR from the coding sequence GTGACCCCCTCTGCCACCGGCGCCGGCCGGCTCGTGCTCGCGGCGACGCCCATCGGCGACGTCGAGGACGCCTCCCCGCGGCTGCGCCGGCTGCTGGCGGAGGCCGACGTCGTCGCCGCGGAGGACACCCGGCGGCTGCGGGCGCTCGCCGCGCGCATGGGGGTGACCGTCGGGGGGCGCGTGGTGAGCCACCACGAGCACAACGAGGCCGCGACCACGCCGGAGCTGCTCGACGTCGTCGCCGGCGGCGGCACGGTCCTCGTGGTCACCGACGCGGGCATGCCCGCGGTGTCCGACCCGGGCTTCCGGGTCGTCGCGGCCGCCGTGGAGGCCGGCCTGACCGTGACCGCCGCGCCCGGGCCGAGCGCCGTGCTCACCGCGCTCGCGCTGTCCGGGCTGCCGACGGACCGGTTCTGCTTCGAGGGCTTCCCGCCCCGCAGGCCCGGCGAGCGGTCGCGGGCGTTCGCCGCGCTCGAGCGTGAACCCCGCACGCTGGTGTTCTTCGAGGCACCGCACCGGCTCGCGGCGACGCTCGCGGACATGGCGGCGGCGTTCGGGGCGGACCGCCCGGCCGCGGTGTGCCGGGAGCTCACCAAGACGTACGAGGAGGTCGTCCGCGACGGGCTCGGGGCGCTCGCCGACTGGGCGGCGTCGCGGGAGGTTCGCGGCGAGATCGCCGTCGTCGTCGCCGGTGCCCCGGCGCGCGAGGTCGCGTCCACGGCGGACCTGGTGGCCGAGGTGCTGGCGCGCGCGGACGCGGGGGAGCGGCTCAAGGACGCGGTCGCCGAGGTGGCGCAGGTCGCGGGCGTGCCGAAGCGGGACCTGTACGCGGCGGCGCTCGCGGCCCGGTCGCGCTGA
- the aroD gene encoding type I 3-dehydroquinate dehydratase translates to MTSTPTPAPTPVTVRGTTIGGGRPVVVVPLTAATVEELLAEARTVVAAGPDVVEWRVDHLGRGVVGPTEATVAGRALREALGDLPLLATIRTTAEGGLAAVADDEYVAIYRAVVAAGVADLVDVEVMRSQEAVAELVALAHAAGVAVVASNHDFDATPPREEIVRRLHLMADRGADVAKIAVMPRDADDVLTLLTATREASTQLAVPLITMSMAATGVASRLVGGVFGSAATFGTVGRASAPGQVEVGALRAVLDLVHPA, encoded by the coding sequence ATGACCAGCACGCCGACCCCTGCACCCACGCCCGTCACCGTGCGCGGCACCACGATCGGCGGCGGCCGTCCCGTCGTCGTCGTGCCGCTGACCGCCGCCACGGTGGAGGAGCTGCTCGCCGAGGCGCGCACCGTCGTCGCGGCGGGCCCGGACGTCGTGGAGTGGCGCGTCGACCACCTCGGGCGCGGGGTCGTCGGCCCCACCGAGGCGACCGTCGCGGGGCGCGCGCTGCGCGAGGCGCTGGGCGACCTGCCGCTGCTCGCCACCATCCGCACGACGGCGGAGGGCGGGCTCGCGGCCGTCGCGGACGACGAGTACGTCGCGATCTACCGTGCGGTCGTGGCGGCCGGCGTCGCGGACCTCGTGGACGTCGAGGTGATGCGGTCGCAGGAGGCCGTCGCCGAGCTGGTCGCGCTGGCGCACGCCGCCGGGGTGGCGGTCGTCGCGTCCAACCACGACTTCGACGCCACACCCCCGCGCGAGGAGATCGTCCGGCGGCTGCACCTCATGGCCGACCGGGGCGCGGACGTCGCGAAGATCGCCGTGATGCCCCGCGACGCGGACGACGTGCTGACGCTGCTCACCGCCACGCGGGAGGCGTCCACGCAGCTCGCGGTGCCGCTCATCACCATGTCGATGGCCGCCACCGGTGTGGCGTCCCGCCTGGTCGGCGGCGTGTTCGGCTCCGCGGCGACGTTCGGCACGGTGGGGCGGGCCTCGGCGCCCGGGCAGGTCGAGGTCGGCGCCCTGCGCGCCGTGCTGGACCTCGTGCACCCCGCCTGA